Below is a genomic region from Vibrio nitrifigilis.
CAGAGCTTTATCAACGAGGACTGGTCAGTTTCAATAAGGAAGGAATGTTTGGCGTATATAGTTTGTAGCTCTTTGAGGCTAACAGGTCTGTTTTGAACTACTCAGTGATACGGGTGGGTAAATGAATAAACGTAGGTTTGCCTATATTGTTGTTGCAGTTGTAATTGGTCTTAGCCTTTCAATCTATTGGATTGTACGATATTCAAGCCGGGCAGAGTATGTTGACCGCTCTGATTGGCAGGTAATGTTATACGGAAAAAATCACCAAGCAGTGGATATTTTCGACCCAAATGATCCGCGAATTCGTATTGTCTATTTTGGTTTCACTCGCTGTCCTGATGTGTGTCCTACCTCACTTGCAATGCTTTCAGGTGCTATGCGTCAAGTTGATGATTCACTTAAGACAAGATATTGGCCTATATTTATTTCTTTGGATCCTGAAAGGGATAATAGTGAGACATCGGCTCAATATGCTCAATATTTTCATCCCATGATTGTCGGTTTATCGGCATCATTAGCTCAAACAACAAAATTGGCTCGTCACTATGGAGTCATTTTTCGTAAAACCGAATTACCAAATTCAAAGATGGGGTATACCTTGGATCACAGCTCGTATTTTTATTTTTTGAAATCTGACGGCACATTGATCGAAAAAGTCCCCCATACGAATACACCTCAACCCATCGTCAATGCGATGAAAAGAGATATGGCCAAATAAAAAGGAAAGATGAATGAACATAAAGGTGTTTTTGTTTTCAATGATGGCTTTTAGTTTTTCTTGCTTTGCTAATGAAGCTCTGACTTTCGATAATGTTTATGCAAGAGCGACTGCTCCTGGGGCTGAAAGCAGTGCAGTATTTGGCATGTTAAAAAACGATGGTGATACAGATGTTACCATTATTTCAGCATCGGCAGATGTCAGCGAGGAGGCTGAATTACATACGGTGATTGAAGAAAATGACGTAATGCAGATGCGTCAGGTTTCCGAAATCCTTGTCCCTGCTCATGGTAACGTTGTTTTACAACCTGGAGCCTATCATGTGATGCTGATCGGTCTACACGGTCAACTGGTCAGTGGTTCACAAGTCAATTTAACGTTGGGTACTCAAGACGGGCAATCATTGGATTTCGTTGTTCCTGTTGAGGATGTGATAGAAGGGTTGCAGCATGTTGATTTGGACCATGCAATGGCGCAGGACCAATAATTAACTTATTGTCAGTTAGTAAACAGTGGGAGCTATTTAGCTCCCTTTTTTATTAAAGATAGAGCAACTTTTGACAATATTAAGAGTGGCTTGAGTTATGTTACAGGGAGTTTATATCCGTATTTTTTATGCAAGTTTACAAATA
It encodes:
- a CDS encoding SCO family protein, giving the protein MNKRRFAYIVVAVVIGLSLSIYWIVRYSSRAEYVDRSDWQVMLYGKNHQAVDIFDPNDPRIRIVYFGFTRCPDVCPTSLAMLSGAMRQVDDSLKTRYWPIFISLDPERDNSETSAQYAQYFHPMIVGLSASLAQTTKLARHYGVIFRKTELPNSKMGYTLDHSSYFYFLKSDGTLIEKVPHTNTPQPIVNAMKRDMAK
- a CDS encoding copper chaperone PCu(A)C, with product MNIKVFLFSMMAFSFSCFANEALTFDNVYARATAPGAESSAVFGMLKNDGDTDVTIISASADVSEEAELHTVIEENDVMQMRQVSEILVPAHGNVVLQPGAYHVMLIGLHGQLVSGSQVNLTLGTQDGQSLDFVVPVEDVIEGLQHVDLDHAMAQDQ